From a region of the Candidatus Brocadia sp. genome:
- a CDS encoding cobalamin-dependent protein (Presence of a B(12) (cobalamin)-binding domain implies dependence on cobalamin itself, in one of its several forms, or in some unusual lineages, dependence on a cobalamin-like analog.) — protein MKILLISTNNEKYPYPVAPIGAAYIAKALRNNGYHVKIIDLSFVEDDCAVIRDVLKDFVPHVIGISIRNIDNLTYGKSIFYMPRIRHLVNFIKRHTSVPLVVGGSGFSIFPEEVLRYLELETGIVGEGETAFALVVGAIEKGKDLDNIQNLCYLKGNKFYSNSIAYTQINNRPDRSLLSNRMYFELGGMANIQSKRGCPFQCTYCTYPCIEGNKMRLREPMDVVEELKEMRIDYGIDYVFFVDDIFNFPEEHAVAICEEIVRTKVKVNWTCFATPKGMTQKLAALMKTAGCKGVEFGSDAGSEKTLKGLSKHFTHDDIAYAAECCGEIGLPNAHYIIIGGPGEDHGTLQETFAFFEKINPTAVIALLGLRIYPNTRLHSKSIEDGVIEKDRNLLEPAFYLSPEMDTTVIFRNIAEHARKHQNWIVPGLDIRCDTNMLAVLRKMGRKGPLWDMLS, from the coding sequence ATGAAAATCCTGCTTATCTCTACTAATAACGAGAAGTATCCATATCCTGTGGCTCCGATTGGCGCTGCATATATTGCAAAAGCGTTACGAAACAACGGGTATCATGTTAAGATTATCGATCTTTCTTTTGTGGAAGACGATTGTGCGGTTATCAGGGATGTCCTGAAAGATTTTGTCCCCCATGTTATTGGCATATCGATAAGGAATATTGACAATCTCACCTACGGCAAAAGTATTTTCTATATGCCGAGAATTAGACATCTTGTAAACTTCATTAAAAGACACACATCTGTTCCATTAGTAGTTGGTGGCTCTGGTTTCTCTATCTTTCCCGAAGAGGTTTTGAGATATCTCGAATTGGAAACAGGCATTGTTGGAGAAGGAGAAACAGCATTTGCCCTGGTTGTTGGGGCCATTGAAAAGGGCAAGGACCTGGACAATATCCAGAACCTCTGTTATTTAAAAGGTAATAAATTTTACTCCAACAGCATTGCATATACGCAGATTAACAATCGGCCTGACAGATCCCTTTTAAGCAATAGAATGTATTTTGAACTTGGTGGCATGGCCAATATTCAGTCAAAGAGAGGATGTCCATTTCAATGTACGTATTGTACATACCCATGCATTGAAGGCAACAAAATGAGATTGAGAGAACCCATGGATGTCGTGGAAGAACTCAAGGAGATGCGGATTGATTACGGTATTGATTATGTCTTCTTCGTGGATGATATTTTTAATTTCCCGGAGGAGCATGCTGTTGCCATATGCGAAGAAATAGTCAGAACTAAGGTTAAGGTAAACTGGACTTGTTTTGCAACACCCAAAGGCATGACACAGAAACTTGCCGCGCTTATGAAAACGGCCGGCTGTAAAGGGGTCGAATTCGGCTCAGATGCAGGTTCCGAAAAAACACTCAAAGGACTGAGTAAGCATTTTACCCATGATGACATTGCATATGCTGCTGAGTGTTGCGGGGAAATCGGCCTTCCTAATGCCCATTATATTATCATTGGCGGGCCTGGAGAAGACCATGGAACACTGCAAGAAACGTTTGCCTTTTTTGAAAAAATCAATCCAACCGCAGTTATTGCTTTGTTGGGATTGCGAATCTATCCAAATACACGGCTTCATAGTAAATCGATAGAAGACGGTGTAATTGAAAAAGACAGAAATTTGCTTGAACCTGCATTTTATTTATCACCGGAAATGGATACAACTGTAATATTCCGGAATATTGCTGAACATGCAAGGAAACATCAAAACTGGATCGTACCCGGACTTGATATAAGATGTGATACGAATATGTTGGCAGTATTGAGGAAAATGGGCAGGAAAGGTCCATTGTGGGACATGCTCTCGTAA
- a CDS encoding radical SAM protein encodes MSNTADMVHKLGFAEDEITECLEKRGLLSIELEFTKKCNLRCLYCYSSAGDPFENELNLDELKSVISQAKDLGVKKIILLGGGEPLIYSGVRNIIEYIDSLGLQQVLFTNGTLVTKEWAQFLFHKKVTVITKSNSLNSEVQDILAGRKGVFSNIRKGLKFLLDAGYPNGKASLGIQTIICRQNIAELPSMWIWARENRIIPYFEILTYQGRAKENTDLNVSVSEVKAIFERLEMIDRERFGILWESRPTIASFSCKRHFYSCLINSQGYVQPCPGIDMSVGNIREKPLRDILESSHVITNLRNISEKIEGACKTCEYRYECYGCRGNAYQITGNYLSSDPTCWRFKKNHE; translated from the coding sequence ATGAGTAACACGGCAGACATGGTTCACAAACTTGGTTTTGCAGAAGATGAAATTACCGAATGTCTTGAGAAAAGAGGGTTGCTTTCCATCGAATTGGAATTTACAAAAAAATGCAATCTCAGATGTCTTTATTGTTACTCCAGCGCTGGAGATCCCTTTGAGAATGAATTGAATCTTGATGAATTAAAGTCGGTTATATCCCAGGCAAAGGATCTGGGTGTTAAGAAAATAATACTTTTAGGAGGGGGTGAACCTCTGATATATAGCGGCGTAAGGAATATCATAGAGTATATAGATTCACTGGGATTACAGCAGGTGCTCTTTACGAATGGCACTCTCGTCACGAAGGAATGGGCACAGTTCCTTTTTCATAAAAAGGTTACGGTAATTACGAAGAGCAATAGCCTGAACTCCGAAGTTCAGGATATCCTTGCGGGTAGAAAAGGTGTCTTCAGCAATATAAGAAAGGGGTTGAAATTTTTACTGGATGCAGGGTACCCGAATGGAAAGGCGTCGTTAGGAATACAGACCATTATATGCAGGCAGAATATTGCCGAACTTCCGTCTATGTGGATATGGGCGAGAGAAAATCGCATTATTCCTTATTTTGAGATATTGACATATCAGGGTAGGGCAAAAGAAAATACAGACCTGAATGTATCTGTTTCTGAAGTCAAAGCGATATTTGAACGTTTAGAGATGATTGACAGGGAAAGGTTTGGTATTCTATGGGAATCGCGTCCAACCATCGCATCCTTCTCGTGCAAACGCCATTTTTACAGTTGCCTTATTAATTCACAGGGATACGTACAGCCATGCCCGGGCATAGATATGTCTGTTGGAAATATCAGAGAAAAACCTCTGAGAGATATTCTGGAATCCAGTCATGTCATTACGAATCTCAGAAATATCTCCGAAAAGATTGAAGGCGCTTGTAAAACATGTGAGTATCGTTATGAATGTTATGGATGCCGGGGAAATGCGTATCAAATTACCGGCAATTATCTGTCGTCTGACCCGACGTGTTGGCGCTTCAAGAAAAATCACGAATGA
- a CDS encoding beta-ketoacyl-ACP reductase: MKMSTQRVVLVTGGSKGIGKAISAAFAANGDTVIINYHTSFDEANKVKLELLPGNTSVSLERADVSDYLQVKRMVADILEKYGKIDVVVNNAGIVRDGFLMLMSERDWNDVIAINLNGVFNCSKAVSESMISQRNGIIINIASLSGITGLSGQANYSAAKGGVIAFTKALSKELAPFNIRVNAVAPGVIETEIVDSLNERVKNNFLNAIPMKRFGKPDEVASVVKFLASPDAVYITGETICVTGGLH; encoded by the coding sequence ATGAAAATGAGCACGCAAAGAGTTGTTCTTGTTACAGGCGGAAGCAAGGGAATAGGAAAGGCAATATCTGCAGCTTTTGCCGCAAATGGAGACACGGTAATTATAAATTATCATACATCATTTGATGAGGCAAATAAAGTGAAGTTGGAATTATTGCCAGGAAATACCTCCGTTTCTCTTGAACGGGCTGATGTATCGGATTATCTGCAAGTAAAACGGATGGTTGCCGATATCCTGGAAAAGTACGGGAAAATCGATGTGGTGGTAAATAATGCCGGTATTGTCAGAGACGGTTTTTTGATGCTTATGTCTGAAAGGGACTGGAATGATGTTATTGCTATAAACCTGAACGGCGTTTTCAACTGTTCAAAGGCCGTATCAGAATCGATGATCAGTCAAAGGAACGGTATAATAATCAATATCGCTTCCTTGAGCGGAATTACGGGACTGTCTGGTCAGGCAAATTATTCAGCTGCCAAAGGCGGCGTTATTGCCTTTACAAAGGCGCTTTCAAAGGAACTTGCGCCTTTTAATATACGGGTTAACGCCGTTGCTCCGGGAGTAATAGAAACGGAAATTGTCGATTCACTTAACGAGAGGGTAAAAAATAATTTTCTCAACGCTATCCCTATGAAAAGATTCGGGAAACCGGATGAGGTTGCATCTGTTGTTAAGTTCCTTGCATCACCGGATGCCGTCTATATCACGGGAGAAACTATTTGCGTTACGGGAGGACTCCATTGA
- a CDS encoding AMP-binding protein yields the protein MRVFDAIDRYSSDEIKTLQGELLTETVRYAYEHSPYYKKRFDELGLHPLHMKGMESIEEMPFTTKEDVQRDTWGFLAVPKQDIAEIVSTTGTTGDPAFIALTHNDLERLAWNEEKSFRYAGVVKGDLFHIAVTCDNLFIAGIAYYRGLINLGASVARIGPQNTIRYLDLIRKLKPTGIVAVPSLILQKLCRAGENGISVKDLGLEKIVLIGDTVRNADFSTNRLGSLIENAFGRICYSTYGITEAHLSFCECQVHRGLHSHPDLVLVEIVDDNGRTLSDGEVGELVLTPFQIEGMPLIRYKTGDITFKMSEPCPCGRNSVRIGPILGRKHHKLKVKGVTLYPQTIGNALLDVKEVINYQIEAYTGDDQTDHILLWIGSYNTRRDFLASLHDAIHARARITPTVKIERPEEVEKRLFEGGSRKAITFKDRRIKLYE from the coding sequence GTGAGAGTTTTTGATGCCATTGATAGATATTCCTCAGACGAGATAAAAACTCTTCAGGGAGAATTGCTGACCGAAACCGTCCGGTATGCATACGAGCATTCTCCTTACTACAAAAAAAGATTCGACGAACTTGGTTTACACCCTTTGCATATGAAAGGTATGGAAAGCATCGAAGAGATGCCTTTTACCACGAAGGAAGATGTTCAAAGGGATACATGGGGGTTTCTGGCCGTTCCGAAGCAGGATATTGCAGAAATAGTTTCCACTACGGGAACAACGGGTGATCCTGCATTTATCGCCCTCACACACAATGATCTTGAAAGGCTTGCATGGAATGAGGAAAAGAGCTTCCGGTATGCCGGCGTTGTCAAAGGGGATCTATTCCACATAGCGGTTACCTGTGATAATCTCTTTATAGCCGGAATAGCGTATTACAGAGGACTCATAAATTTGGGCGCCTCTGTTGCACGGATAGGACCGCAAAATACTATCAGGTATCTTGACCTGATAAGAAAATTGAAACCGACAGGTATTGTTGCAGTTCCGTCATTGATACTCCAGAAATTGTGTCGTGCCGGTGAAAATGGCATATCCGTGAAAGATCTTGGTTTAGAAAAGATTGTTCTCATTGGCGATACCGTCAGAAATGCGGATTTTAGCACGAACAGGCTTGGCAGTTTGATCGAGAACGCATTTGGCAGAATTTGTTACTCTACCTATGGGATTACCGAGGCGCACCTGTCATTCTGTGAGTGTCAGGTGCATCGCGGTCTTCACAGCCATCCTGATTTGGTTCTGGTGGAAATAGTCGATGATAACGGCAGAACCCTTTCTGACGGCGAGGTTGGAGAGTTGGTGCTCACTCCATTTCAGATAGAGGGAATGCCACTGATACGGTATAAAACGGGAGACATTACTTTTAAAATGTCAGAACCATGCCCGTGTGGAAGGAATTCTGTCCGCATTGGTCCAATTCTCGGAAGGAAACATCACAAGCTGAAGGTCAAAGGCGTTACGCTCTATCCACAGACCATTGGGAATGCCCTTCTCGATGTAAAGGAAGTGATTAATTATCAGATAGAAGCATATACAGGCGATGATCAGACAGACCACATACTCCTCTGGATTGGCTCCTATAATACCAGGAGAGATTTTCTGGCATCCTTGCATGACGCCATCCATGCCAGGGCCAGGATAACGCCCACAGTAAAAATTGAACGTCCGGAGGAAGTGGAAAAGAGGCTTTTTGAAGGGGGAAGCAGAAAGGCAATTACCTTTAAAGACAGGAGAATTAAATTGTATGAGTAA